The Stenotrophomonas sp. ASS1 genome segment CGACGTGCATCTGGAAGCTGTGTGCCTTGATCGGGTTGGAGCCGTTGTAATTGATCGCCACCGGCAGGAAGTGATACTGCAGGTTCGGCCAGTCGAACTCGGCGTCGCTGCGGATGAAGCCACCGGCCTCGAACTGGTTGCTGGCGCCGATGCCGGTGCCCAGGAACAGCCACTCGGCACCGATTGCCGGCTGGTTGTACAGCTTCAGTGCCGGCGCCAGCGAGACCGGCTTCTTGCACTCGTACTGCAGGTACATCTCCAGGTGATCCTGCAGGTTGGCGCCGACGCCCGGCAGGTGGTGCACCAGGTCGATGTCCAGGCTGCGCAGCAGATCGGCCGGGCCGACGCCCGAGCGCTGCAGGATCTGCGGCGAGGCGATGGCGCCGCCACACAGCAGCACTTCGCGGCGGGCGGTGGCACGCTGCGGCTGGTCGTTGTGCAGCCACTGCACGCCCACCGCACGCTTGCCCGAGAACAGGATGCGGTCGGTCAGCGCGTGGGTGACGATGGTCAGGTTCGGGCGCGGCTTGGCCAGGTCCAGGTAGCCGCGGGCGGTGCTGGAACGACGGCCCTTCGGGGTCACCGTGCGGTCCATCGGGCCGAAGCCTTCCTGCTGGTAGCCGTTGAGGTCGTCGGTGCGCGGGTAGCCGGCCTGCACGCCGGCCTCGACCATCGCGGCGAACAGCTCGTTGTTGCCGGCCTTCGGCGTGGTCACCCGCAGCGGGCCTTCGCCACCGTGGTAGTCGTTGGGGCCGATGTCACGGGTTTCGGCCTTGCGGAAGTACGGCAGGCAGTCCAGGTAGGTCCAGTCTTCCAGGCCCGGCATGCTGGCCCAGTTGTCGTAGTCCATCGCGTTGCCGCGGATGTAGCACATGCCGTTGATCAGCGACGAGCCACCCAGCCCCTTGCCACGGCCGCAGTCCATGCGGCGGTTGTTCATGAAGGGCTCGGGATCGGTCTTGTACGCCCAGTTGTAGCGCTTGCCCTGCAGCGGGAAGGCCAGCGCCGCCGGCATCTGGGTACGGAAGTCGAGCCGGTAGTCCGGGCCACCGGCTTCCAGCAGCAGCACGCTGACATCGGCATCTTCGGTGAGGCGGGTGGCCAGCACGTTGCCGGCCGAACCGGCGCCGATGATGATGTAGTCGTACTCGTTATGGGTGCTCATGGGTGTCTCCTGCAGGCCGGGGCGCGCTGCGTGCAGGCGTCCCGGCGGAATGTCGGATCGGCGCAGTGGCCGGACGAAGGTGCGCGCTCGCGGCGCGCCGATCAGAACACGCTGGCGTAGTCGCCCAGTTCCACCTGCACAGACTTGATGCGGGTGTAGTGGCCGAGGGTGGAAATGCCGTTCTCACGGCCGACGCCGGATTCCTTGTAGCCGCCGACCGGCATTTCGGCCGGCGATTCGCCCCAGGTGTTGATCCAGCAGATGCCGGCTTCCAGGCGGTGGATGATGCGATGGGCGCGGCTGATGTCCTTGCTGACCACGCCGGCGGCGAGGCCGAAGGTGGTGTCGTTGGCACGACGCACCACTTCGTCTTCGTCGTCGTAGGCAAGGATGCTCATCACCGGCCCGAAGATCTCTTCCTTGACGATGGTCATGTCATCGCGGCAGTCGGAGAACACGGTCGGCAGCACGTAGGCGCCATTGGCCAGCGCGCCTTCGGTGGCACGGCCGCCGCCGGTCAGCAGGCGAGCGCCTTCGGCCTTGCCGCTTTCGATGTAGCGCAGCACGTTTTCCATGTGCGGGAAGCTGGTCAGCGGACCGAAGTTGGTCTCGGCGGCCATCGGGTCGCCGATGCGGATGCGCTTGACGCGCTCGACCACGGCGGCTTCGAACGCGGCCAGCATGCTGCGCGGCACGAACACGCGGGTGCCGTTGGTGCAGACCTGGCCGGAGCTGAAGAAGTTGGCCATCACCGCGATGTCGGCGGCGCGGTCGAGGTCGGCGTCATCGCAGATCACCAGCGGCGACTTGCCGCCCAGCTCCATGGTCACTTCCTTCAGCGACGAGGATGCGGCGCTGGCCATGACCTTCTTGCCGGTGGCGACGCCGCCGGTGAAGGAGATCTTCTCGATCACCGGGTGCTCGGTCAGCCACTGGCCGATCTCGCGGCCCGGGCCCTGCACGACGTTGAACACGCCGGCCGGCACACCGGCTTCGGTGTAGATCTCGGCCAGGCGGATCGCGGTCAGCGGGGTCACTTCGGACGGCTTGAACACCATCGCATTGCCGGCGGCCAGGGCCGGGGCCGACTTCCACATGGCGATCTGGATCGGGTAGTTCCAGGCGCCGATGCCGGCGACCACGCCCAGCGGCTCGCGGCGGGTGTAGAAGAAGCTCGATTCGCGCAGCGGCAGCTGGATGCCTTCGATGGCGGTGGCCAGGCCGGCGTAGTACTCGACCACGTCGGCACCGGTGACGATGTCCACGGTGGTGGTTTCGGCCAGTGCCTTGCCGGTGTCCAGGGTTTCCAGGTGGGCCAGTTCGTCGTTGCGCTCGCGCAGGATCTCGACGGCGCGGCGCAGGATGCGCGAACGCTCCATGGCAGTCATCGCCGCCCACACCTTCTGGCCTTCGGCCGCGCTCTGCACGGCGCGTTCGACGTCGGCCTGGCTGGCGACCTGCACTTCAGCGATCACGTCACCGGTGGCCGGGTTCACGGTCTTGAAGGTCTTGCCGCTGGTGGCATCGACGCGCTGGCCGTGGATGTAGAGCTGTTGGACGGGCAGGGTGGTCATGGGGCGTACTCCTTGGAAGGGGGCGGGTGCTGAAGCGCTTATAGCGCGACAGCCTGCAACTGGAAGTCGATGTAGCCGTAAGCAATGCGCCGGGACTTCTCGGCGTTGAACTGGCCGCCGACCAGGCTGCCGCGCAGCCACAGGCCGTCGATCATCGCGGCCAGGCCACGGGCGGCCAGGCGGGCCTGCGGGTGGGGCAGCAGGCGGTTGAACTGGTGGCACAGGTTGGAGAACAGGCGCTGGTCGTTGGCGCGCTGCAGCCGGGCCAGTTCCGGCTGGTGCATGCTGGCGGCCCAGAAGGTCAGCCAGACGCGCATCGCGGTGCCGTTGATCTGGCTGTCGTCGAAGTTGCCGTCGACGATGGCGCGCAGCTGCTCGCGCGGGTCATCGCCAGCGTCGGCACGGTAGCGGGCGACCGCGTCCTTCAGTTCACGCAGGATCTGCCGCATTGCAGCATTGAGCAGGCCGTCCTTGTCGCCGAAGTAGTGGGCGACGATGCCGCTGGACAGCCCTGCTTTCTTCGCGATGGTGGCGACGGTCGCATCGGCCATGCCGATCTCGTCGATGGTCTGGAAAGTGGCCCGGATCAGCTGCTCGCGCCGTACCGGTTCCACGCCTTTCTTCGGCATTGTCTCTCCACGGATTGCGACCCGAAGGATCGGGCTGCCCGCCATTATGCTTTTTATTGATTGAACGTTCAATCAATAAACCCTAGGATGCGCTCGCGCCCCACGCCATGGGCCCGGTTTACCGGTCCGGCCCCGCCCATGTGCCCCCTCGGACTTGATGAGACGACCCCATGTCTTCCCTGGCTCATCCCAAGCGTTCGCCCCTGCGCTTGAACCGTTTTGTCTTCTTCAGCTCTTCGGTGTCGATCGGCATCCTCGGGCTGCTCACCGTTCTTTATCCCGAAAGCAGCGAGCACTGGCTGCAGTGGGCGCAGGCCGAAGTCTCGGCGGCGTTCGGCTGGTGGTACATGCTGCTGATCGTGCTGTGCCTGGGCTTCGTGCTGTGGCTGGCGTTCTCACCGTATGGCCGCATCCGCCTGGGCCACAACGAGGAATCACCGGCGTTCGGTTACGTGGCCTGGGTGTCGATGCTGTTCTCGGCCGGCATCGGCATCGCGCTGCTGTACTACGGCGCCTACGAGCCGCTGGACCACTTCCTCAATCCGCCCGGGCAGCCCGGCGGGACCGTGGCCGCCGGCCGCGAGGCGATGGTGCTGACCTTCCTGCACTGGGGCCTGCACGGCTGGGCGCTGTATGCGCTGGTCGGCGTGGCGCTGGGCTATTTCGCCTACCGCCGCGACCTGCCGCTGGCGCTGCGCTCGGCGCTGTACCCGATCTTCGGTGAGCGCATCCATGGCCGCATCGGCGACATGGTCGATGGCTTCGGCATCCTTGCCACGCTGATCTCGATGGTGACCAACCTCGGCATCGGCGCGCTGGTGGTGCAGTCCGGCCTGGTCTACCTGTTCCACATCCCGGATACGCCGCAGGTGCTGGTGGCAATCGTGCTGGTGATGATGGTGGTGGCCACCATCGGCGTGGTGGCGGGTGTGGAGAAGGGCATTGCCTGGCTCTCCAACCTCAACGTGCGCCTGCTGTGCGGCCTGCTGCTGTTCGTGCTGGTCACCGGCCCGACCCTGCACCTGTTCGATGGTCTGATCCAGAACACCGGCGATTATCTCGGCGCATTCGTGCGCAAGAGCTTCGACATGTACCTCAACGACCCGAAGGGCCGTGAGTGGATGGGCTCGTGGACGCTGTTCTACTGGGCGTGGTGGATCGCCTGGGCGCCGTTCGTCGGTCTTTTCGTGGCGCGCATCTCGCGTGGTCGCACCATCCGCGAAGTGATCATGGGCGTGCTGCTGATCCCGCTCGGCTTCACCCTGGCCTGGCTGTCGATCTTCGGCAACACCGCCATCGACCTGGTGCTCAACCACGGCCAGGCGATCCTGGGGGACGTGGCCCAGCATGATGCGGCGATGACGCTGTTCAAGCTGCTGGAGTACCTGCCCGCCGCGCCGTACGTGGCCGGCGCCGCAGTGGTCATCGGCTTCGTGCTGTTCCTGACTCCGGTCGATTCGGGCACGCTGATGATCGCCAACCTGTGCACCCGTCGCGTTGACGACGGCGTGGAGGATGGCCACGACGCGCCGATCTGGCTGCGCGTGTTCTGGGCGGCCGGCATCACCGTGGCCAGCGTCGGCCTGCTGCTGGCCGGCAACTTCAGTGCGATGCAGACCGCGGTGGTGCTGTGCGGCCTGCCGTTCTCGTTCACCCTGGCGTTCTACATGTGGGGCCTGCTGAAGGCCCTGCGCACCGACCCGGACGCCCCGCGGCGGTGATCGGGCACCTGGCATCTATCCCGATGCCGTCGGTGACGCAGTAGAGCCAGGCCATGCCTGGCTGCGGAGAAACAGGAAGGGCCGGATCTGTGAGGATCCGGCCCTTCTTCTTGTTGTAGAGCCGAGCCATGCTCGGCTGATGCTGTGGCAATGTAGCCGAGCGCAGGCTCGGCTCTACAGGTGACGCGTTACTTGCTGGCCAGCTGGCGCAGTACGTACTGCAGGAGGCCGCCGTGGTGGGCGAGGAGGCGCGCTTGCGAACCACTGGTTCGCGCGTCCCCGCAGCGCCCCCGCGCTGGCGCGGGGGCCGGGCTTCCGCCCTTTGATACTGCAGGACGGTTCAGCGACCTGCCAACTGGCGCAGTACGTACTGCAGCAGGCCGCCGTGGCGGAAGTACTCGACTTCCTTCGGGGTCAGCAGCATCACCGAGACTTCGAAGGTCTTCCTGGTGCCGTCGGCCTTGGTCGCGGTGACCGTAGCGCGCTTGCTGGCACCGTCCTGCAGGCCGGTGATGTCGATCACTTCCGAACCGTCCAGGCCCAGGCTCTGTGCGTTCTCGCCGTTGCGGAACTGCAGCGGCAGCACGCCCATGCCGACCAGGTTGGAGCGGTGGATGCGCTCGAAGCTCTCGGCCACGACCGCCTTCACCCCCAGCAGCAGGGTGCCCTTGGCCGCCCAGTCACGCGACGAGCCGGTGCCGTATTCCTTGCCGGCCAACACCACCAGCGGCACCTTGTCAGCCTTGTACTTCATGGCTGCATCGTAGATCGCCAGCTTCTCCGGCTGGCCGCCGCCGGCCGGGTAGTACAGGGTGTTGCCGCCTTCCTCGCCACCGAACATCAGGTTCTTGATGCGGATGTTGGCGAACGTGCCGCGGACCATCACGTCATCGTTGCCGCGGCGGCTGCCGTAGCTGTTGAAGTCGGCCGGCTGCACGCCGCGTTCCTGCAGGAAGCGGCCTGCCGGCGAGTCCTTCTTGATGTTGCCGGCCGGGGAGATGTGGTCGGTGGTGATCGAATCACCGAACAGGCCCATCACGCGTGCACCGTGCACATCGTCGATGCTGCCGGTCTGCATGGTCATGCCATCGAAGTACGGCGGGTTCTTGATGTAGGTAGAGGCATCGCTCCACTCGTACAGGTTGCCGTCCGGAGAATCGATGGTGTTCCAGCGGGTATCACCCTTGAACACATCGGCGTAGTTCTGCTTGAACATCTCCGGGCCGATGGTGGCGGCGATGACGTCGCCGATTTCCTTGTTGCTCGGCCAGATGTCGCGCAGGAACACCGGCTGGCCATCGCTGCCGGTGCCCAGCGGCTGGGTGGTCAGGTCGATGTCGGTGGTGCCGGCGATGGCATAGGCCACCACCAGCGGCGGGCTGGCCAGGTAGTTCATCTTCACTTCGGGGTGCACGCGGCCCTCGAAGTTGCGGTTGCCGGACAGTACCGAGGTGACGACCAGGTCGCCGGTGGCGATGCCGGCGCTGACTTCGGTCGGCAGCGGGCCGGAGTTGCCGATGCAGGTGGTGCAGCCGTAGCCGACCACGTAGAAGCCGATCTTCTCCAGCTCCTTCAGTACACCGGCCTTTTCCAGGTAGTCGGTGACCACACGCGAACCCGGCCCGAGCGAGGTCTTGACCCACGGCTGGCGGTTCAGGCCCTTGGCGGCCGCATTGCGGGCCAGCAGGCCGGCGCCGATCATCACCGCCGGGTTGGAGGTGTTGGTGCACGAGGTGATGGCCGCGATGACCACCGCGCCGTCCTTCAGGCGGACCTTGCGGCCTTCGGTTTCGATGTCGGCGTAGCCCTTGGCCAGCTGCTCGTTGCCGACCGCGGCACCGCCGCCTTCGTTGACGAACGAGGAGACATCGTCGCTGCGCTTGTCACGGTTGGCGGTCATGCCGACCAGGGCTTCGCGGTAGTTCTTCTGCACGTCTTCCAGCAGCACGCGGTCCTGCGGGCGCTTCGGGCCGGCCAGCGACGGCTTCACCGTGCCCATGTCCAGTTCCAGCGTGGTGCTGTACTGCGCGTGCGGGCTGCCCGGTTCGTGCCACAGGCCCTGCGCCTTGGCATAGGCTTCGACCAGATCGATCTGCTCTTCGCTGCGGCCGGACAGGCGCAGGTAGTTCAGCGACTCGGCGTCGATCGGGAAGATGCCGCAGGTGGCGCCGTATTCCGGCGCCATGTTGCCGATGGTGGCACGGTCGGCCAGCGGCAGGTGCTGCAGGCCGTCACCGTAGAACTCGACGAACTTGCCGACCACGCCCAGCTTGCGCAGCATCTGGGTGACGGTCAGCACCAGGTCGGTGGCGGTGGCGCCCTCGGGCAGCTTGCCGGTCAGCTTGAAGCCGACCACCTGCGGGATCAGCATCGACGACGGCTGGCCGAGCATGGCCGCCTCCGCTTCGATGCCGCCCACGCCCCAGCCCAGCACACCGATGCCGTTGATCATGGTGGTGTGGCTGTCAGTACCGAACACCGTGTCCGGATACGCAATGGCCTTGCCGTCCTTGTCCGCGGTCATCACCACGCGGGCCAGGTTCTCCAGGTTCACCTGGTGGACGATGCCGGTGTTCGGCGGCACTACCTTGAAGTTATCGAAGGCCTTCTGGCCCCAGCGCAGGAAGCCGTAGCGTTCCTGGTTGCGCTGGAATTCGATCTTGCCGTTGAGGTCCAGTGCGTCCGGCTTGCCGAACACATCGACCTGCACCGAGTGGTCGATGACCAGTTCGGAGGGAATCTGCGGGTTGATCTGCTCAGGCGAGCCGCCGAGCTTGACCACCGCGTCGCGCATCGCGGCGAGGTCGACCACGCAGGGCACGCCGGTGAAGTCCTGCAGGACCACGCGCGCCGGCATGAAGGCGATTTCGGTGTCCGGCTCGGCCGCCGGGTTCCAGCGGGCCACGGCTTCGATGTGGTCCTTGCCGACGGTGATGCCGCCGTCCTCGTGCCGGAGCAGGTTCTCCAGCAGGATCTTCATCGAGTAGGGCAGGTGGGAGATATCGAAGCGCTGGCCCAGCGTGGGCAGGCTGAAGTAGTCGTAGGTCTTGCCGCCGACGTTCAGCTGGCTGCGGGTGGAGAACGAATCGCTCATGCGGGGTAACTCCTTCTTGCGGATGGCTTGCAGTGGCCCGCGCATGGGCGGACCTGCTTGCGGTCGCCGCAGGCCTGACGGCCCCGGTGGTTCCAGTATGAACCCGAAACTGAATGGATTCACCCGGGCCGGGTTCCGGCCTGCGGCATCGGTTCCAGACTACAGGGGAAGGTGTATGGCGTGTGTCACGTTTGTGGCCGATCCTTTGCGAGGCAAGGGCTGGCGGGGTGCCGGTCCTGTTCAGGGTGGAAGTATGCCCGGGGAAGTATGTATAATTTGTGCATACTCTGGAGGGCCTACCGATGGAAGCCACTGTTGCAGAACGCGGACAGATCACCCTGCCCAAGGCGGTGCGTGATGCCCTCGGCCTGACCAAGGGCACGCTGCTGAAGGTCGAGCTGGACGGCAGCCGCATCATCCTGCGCAAGAGTGTTGACGATGCCATTTCACGGGCGCGCGGCAAGTTCGCGCTGGACGGTTTCGAATCGTCCGACGCAGCGGTACGTGCGGTGCGTGACGAGGAATAAGCCGTGATGATCGCCGTCGACTCTCCGGTGCTGGTCGAGCTGCTCAGCAATGGCCCGCAGGCCGATGCCGTGGAAGCCATCCTCAGGCAGAGCCTGGTCGGTGGCCGCGTGGTGGTCTGCGGCGCGACCCTGGCCGAAGTCTGCGCATCGCTGCGTGGCGGTGCCGAGGTGCTCGAAGCGCTGGAAGAAATGGGCGTGCACTTCAACCCGATGGAAGCCAAGTCGGCGCTGCGCGCCGGCGAGATGCACCGCCGCCACCGCCAGCGCAGCGGCAGCCGCCGCAGCCTGGACGAATTCATGGTCGGCGCCCACGCACTGCTGCAGTGCGATGGCCTGATCACCTGGAACGACACGTTTTACCGCGACTACTTCAAGGGCCTGAAGCTGATCGTGCCGCAAGCCTGAGCCCACTTTTTTTCAACCTACGCATTACCCGGGAGTTGTCATGTTGGAAGCCTACCGCCACCACGTCGCCGAGCGCGCTGCGCTTGGCATCCCGCCGCTGCCGCTGAGCGCGCAGCAGACGGCCGATGTCATCGAACTGCTGAAGAACCCGCCGCAGGGCGAGGCCGAGTTCCTGCTCGACCTGCTGACCCACCGCGTGCCGGCCGGCGTCGATGACGCGGCCAAGGTCAAGGCCTCGTACCTGGCGGCGATCGCCCTGGGCAGCGAGCAGAACCCGCTGATCAGCCGCGAGCGCGCCACTGAACTGCTGGGCACCATGCTCGGCGGCTACAACGTTGCCCCGCTGGTGCAGCTGCTGGACGACGCCAGCGTCGGCACCATCGCCGCCAACGGTCTGAAGAAGACCCTGCTGGTGTTCGATGCCTTCCACGATGTGCAGGAAAAGGCCAAGGCCGGCAACGCCAACGCCCAGGCCGTGCTGCAGAGCTGGGCCGACGCCGAGTGGTTCACCAGCAACCCGGAAGTGCCGCAGAGCCTGACCGTCACCGTGTTCAAGGTGCCGGGCGAAACCAACACCGACGACCTGTCGCCGGCGCCGGACGCGACCACCCGCCCGGACATCCCGATGCACGCCCTGGCGATGCTGAAGAACAAGCGCGACGACGCGCCGTTCACCCCGGAAGAAGACGGCAAGCGCGGCCCGATCCAGCAGATCCTGTCGCTGAAAAACAAGGGTCACCTGGTCGCCTACGTTGGCGACGTGGTCGGCACCGGTTCCTCGCGCAAGTCGGCCACCAACAGCGTGCTGTGGTGGACCGGCGATGACATTCCGTTCATCCCGAACAAGCGCGCCGGTGGCGTCTGCCTGGGTTCGAAGATCGCCCCGATCTTCTACAACACCATGGAAGATGCCGGTGCACTGCCGATCGAGCTGGACGTGTCGAAGATGGAGCACGGCGATGTGGTCGAGCTGCGTCCGTACGAAGGCAAGGCGCTGAAGAACGGTGAAGTGATCGCCGAGTTCCAGGTCAAGTCCGAAGTGCTGTTCGACGAAGTGCGCGCCGGTGGCCGCATTCCGCTGATCATCGGCCGTGGCCTGACCGGCAAGGCGCGTGAAGCGCTGGGCCTGGCCCCGACCGACCTGTTCCGCCTGCCGGTGCAGCCGGTCGATACCGGCAAGGGCTTCTCGCTGGCGCAGAAGATGGTCGGCCGCGCCTGTGGCCTGCCGGAAGGCCAGGGCATGCGCCCGGGCACCTACTGCGAACCGAAGATGACCTCGGTCGGCTCGCAGGACACCACCGGCCCGATGACCCGTGACGAGCTGAAGGACCTGGCCTGCCTGGGCTTCTCGGCCGACCTGGTGATGCAGTCGTTCTGCCACACCGCCGCTTACCCGAAGCCGGTGGACGTGAAGACCCACCACACCCTGCCGGAGTTCATCTCCACCCGTGGCGGCGTCTCGCTGCGCCCCGGCGACGGCGTGATCCACAGCTGGCTCAACCGCATGCTGCTGCCGGACACCGTCGGCACCGGTGGTGACTCGCACACCCGTTTCCCGGTGGGCATTTCGTTCCCGGCCGGTTCGGGCCTGGTCGCCTTCGCCGCTGCCACCGGCGTGATGCCGCTGGACATGCCGGAGTCGGTGCTGGTGCGCTTCAAGGGCAAGATGCAGCCGGGCGTGACCCTGCGTGACCTGGTCAACGCGATCCCGCTGTACGCGATCAAGTCGGGCCTGCTGACCGTGGCCAAGGCTGGCAAGAAGAACATCTTCTCCGGTCGCATCCTGGAAATCGAAGGCCTGCCGGAGCTGAAGGTCGAACAGGCGTTCGAGCTTTCCGACGCCTCGGCCGAGCGTTCGGCGGCCGGTTGCTCGGTGCGCCTGAACAAGGAACCGATCATCGAGTACCTCAACAGCAACATCACCCTGCTGAAGTGGATGATTGCCGAGGGTTACCAGGATCCGCGTTCGCTGCAGCGCCGTATCGAGAAGATGGAAGCGTGGCTGGCCAACCCGGAGCTGCTGGAGCCGGATGCCGACGCCGAATACGCTGCCGTCATCGAGATCGACCTGGCCGACATCCACGAGCCGATCGTGGCCTGCCCGAACGACCCGGACGACGTGAAGACCCTGTCCGAAGTGGCCGGCGCCAAGATCGACGAAGTGTTCATCGGTTCGTGCATGACCAACATCGGTCACTTCCGCGCCGCTGCCAAGCTGCTGGAAGGCAAGCGTGACCTGCCGACCCGCCTGTGGGTGGCCCCGCCGACCAAGATGGATGCCTCGGAGCTGACCAAGGAAGGCGTGTACGGCACCTTCGGCGCCACCGGTGCACGCATGGAAATGCCGGGCTGCTCGCTGTGCATGGGCAACCAGGCGCAGATCCGCGAGGGCTCCACCGCGATGTCGACCTCGACCCGCAACTTCCCGAACCGCCTGGGCCGCAACACCAACGTGTACCTGGGTTCGGCGGAACTGGCGGCGATCTGCTCGCGCCTGGGCCGCATCCCGACCAAGGAGGAGTACATGGCGGACATCGGCGTGATCAACGCCAATGGTGCGGAGATCTACCGCTACATGAACTTCGACCAGATCGAGGAATACCAGGACGTGGCCAAGACCGTCGCCGCCTGATGCGGTAACGAAAAGCCCCCGGCTCGCGCCGGGGGTTTTTTGTGAGCGGACGACGCATGGTAGTGCCGGCCGCTGGCCGGCAACCCGTTGAAACGAAGAACCTCCGGTGAAAGCCGGGTTTTTATTGTGCCCGGCCAGGTGGCCTAGCCCATGCGCATCGCGGTTCGGGTCTGCTCCTGGGCGTGGTCTTGCTGACCGACCTGCTGTGCCTGCGCAATCTGTTCGGCCTTGGCGATCGACTGCTCTACCGGCGTATTGATTGCCTCGCTGATCGGAACCGACGCCCGCAGGTGTGCCGGATTGCCCGGTGCTCCCTGAACAACGAACAGGCGAGGGCCCGAGCCATCGCTGGGTGGACTGCCCAGGACCACATGATCAACGCGTTCGAGGCCGCTGCTCTTGGCCGTCGCAAGCAGGCTGGCCGTCATGCGCTCACTGGTTTCATCGAAGCTGCGCCCGTGCCTGGCATCCACGGCGGATACACCATCGCGGATCTGCTGGTAGAGCACATGGTCTGGATGGCCTTCCTTCCTGGGATCCAAGCCTGCCTTGTCCAAGGTTGACTCAATGCTCTCCTGCAATGGACTCCTGGGAGAGAAGCCGGGATTGCCGAGAGAGGGCGAGCCCTTGTCGGTTGCATCCTGGGTCAGTTGCTCCCCCGGCCTGAGCGCATTCTGGGCCCGCTGCTCCGCTTCAGCCTCGCGGCGGGCATATGCACCGGCTTCCTCAATACCGCGCAGGTAATTGACCCCGTCGCGCAGCAGGCCAGGTCCGCCGCCGACCAGCACGGTCGCGCCTGCGCGCAACTGATGAACATCACTGCGGTAGTCGACAATCCGGCGCAGGTCTTCAGGATCTGTGATCCGGGCCTGGGGATTGTCCAGTACAGACTGCACCGGGCCCTTGTCGGTCACGCGATCAAGGAAATGAACCAATCGATGGGAGTCGCCCAACTGGACCGCCACCGCGGCGGACATGACATGGCCGCTTTTCATCCCAGGTGTTCCAAGCGAGGCGATGCGCTGGCCGTGCTCGGCGTTGCGCAGGACCTCCAGTTCCCTGGGCAGCGCATACATCTCGACCTTGCCGTAATGAGGACCGCCCGCACTGACCAGGTCGCCTGCCATCACATGGTTGGTGAAGGGCGCCGCGTTGGCCGGCTGGCCCTCAGGAAGGCGATACGCCAGCCCGGCAGCACCGTAAGGATTGAATGCGTTGCCGGGGAGGTTGTAGTGGTGTGCAGTGATCTGGGCGAGCGCGCCGCCCAGCGAGTGGCCGGTGACGTACACCGGACCATACCCATTCTCTTTAGCCAGATCGATCGCCTGCTTGGTCAGTGCGAGGGCATCACCGAGTTGTGCGTTGACTCTTGCGGTGACCATCGCAGCGTCGATGCCGCCGTCAATCAGAGGCTGGCGATCAAACTCGGTACCGCGATGGGTGACGATTACTTCTTTGGATTCGAGATTATGGTAAATGACGCCTTGGTAGCCGGTGGCGGAGTTTAGGCTGGCCAATACACGATATTCCGTCCCGGCA includes the following:
- a CDS encoding type II toxin-antitoxin system VapC family toxin, giving the protein MIAVDSPVLVELLSNGPQADAVEAILRQSLVGGRVVVCGATLAEVCASLRGGAEVLEALEEMGVHFNPMEAKSALRAGEMHRRHRQRSGSRRSLDEFMVGAHALLQCDGLITWNDTFYRDYFKGLKLIVPQA
- the acnB gene encoding bifunctional aconitate hydratase 2/2-methylisocitrate dehydratase; amino-acid sequence: MLEAYRHHVAERAALGIPPLPLSAQQTADVIELLKNPPQGEAEFLLDLLTHRVPAGVDDAAKVKASYLAAIALGSEQNPLISRERATELLGTMLGGYNVAPLVQLLDDASVGTIAANGLKKTLLVFDAFHDVQEKAKAGNANAQAVLQSWADAEWFTSNPEVPQSLTVTVFKVPGETNTDDLSPAPDATTRPDIPMHALAMLKNKRDDAPFTPEEDGKRGPIQQILSLKNKGHLVAYVGDVVGTGSSRKSATNSVLWWTGDDIPFIPNKRAGGVCLGSKIAPIFYNTMEDAGALPIELDVSKMEHGDVVELRPYEGKALKNGEVIAEFQVKSEVLFDEVRAGGRIPLIIGRGLTGKAREALGLAPTDLFRLPVQPVDTGKGFSLAQKMVGRACGLPEGQGMRPGTYCEPKMTSVGSQDTTGPMTRDELKDLACLGFSADLVMQSFCHTAAYPKPVDVKTHHTLPEFISTRGGVSLRPGDGVIHSWLNRMLLPDTVGTGGDSHTRFPVGISFPAGSGLVAFAAATGVMPLDMPESVLVRFKGKMQPGVTLRDLVNAIPLYAIKSGLLTVAKAGKKNIFSGRILEIEGLPELKVEQAFELSDASAERSAAGCSVRLNKEPIIEYLNSNITLLKWMIAEGYQDPRSLQRRIEKMEAWLANPELLEPDADAEYAAVIEIDLADIHEPIVACPNDPDDVKTLSEVAGAKIDEVFIGSCMTNIGHFRAAAKLLEGKRDLPTRLWVAPPTKMDASELTKEGVYGTFGATGARMEMPGCSLCMGNQAQIREGSTAMSTSTRNFPNRLGRNTNVYLGSAELAAICSRLGRIPTKEEYMADIGVINANGAEIYRYMNFDQIEEYQDVAKTVAA
- a CDS encoding AbrB/MazE/SpoVT family DNA-binding domain-containing protein, with the translated sequence MEATVAERGQITLPKAVRDALGLTKGTLLKVELDGSRIILRKSVDDAISRARGKFALDGFESSDAAVRAVRDEE
- a CDS encoding XVIPCD domain-containing protein, producing the protein MNPGANAALSDHVYKDPLPAPKAIVTIAGTEYRVLASLNSATGYQGVIYHNLESKEVIVTHRGTEFDRQPLIDGGIDAAMVTARVNAQLGDALALTKQAIDLAKENGYGPVYVTGHSLGGALAQITAHHYNLPGNAFNPYGAAGLAYRLPEGQPANAAPFTNHVMAGDLVSAGGPHYGKVEMYALPRELEVLRNAEHGQRIASLGTPGMKSGHVMSAAVAVQLGDSHRLVHFLDRVTDKGPVQSVLDNPQARITDPEDLRRIVDYRSDVHQLRAGATVLVGGGPGLLRDGVNYLRGIEEAGAYARREAEAEQRAQNALRPGEQLTQDATDKGSPSLGNPGFSPRSPLQESIESTLDKAGLDPRKEGHPDHVLYQQIRDGVSAVDARHGRSFDETSERMTASLLATAKSSGLERVDHVVLGSPPSDGSGPRLFVVQGAPGNPAHLRASVPISEAINTPVEQSIAKAEQIAQAQQVGQQDHAQEQTRTAMRMG
- the acnA gene encoding aconitate hydratase AcnA — protein: MSDSFSTRSQLNVGGKTYDYFSLPTLGQRFDISHLPYSMKILLENLLRHEDGGITVGKDHIEAVARWNPAAEPDTEIAFMPARVVLQDFTGVPCVVDLAAMRDAVVKLGGSPEQINPQIPSELVIDHSVQVDVFGKPDALDLNGKIEFQRNQERYGFLRWGQKAFDNFKVVPPNTGIVHQVNLENLARVVMTADKDGKAIAYPDTVFGTDSHTTMINGIGVLGWGVGGIEAEAAMLGQPSSMLIPQVVGFKLTGKLPEGATATDLVLTVTQMLRKLGVVGKFVEFYGDGLQHLPLADRATIGNMAPEYGATCGIFPIDAESLNYLRLSGRSEEQIDLVEAYAKAQGLWHEPGSPHAQYSTTLELDMGTVKPSLAGPKRPQDRVLLEDVQKNYREALVGMTANRDKRSDDVSSFVNEGGGAAVGNEQLAKGYADIETEGRKVRLKDGAVVIAAITSCTNTSNPAVMIGAGLLARNAAAKGLNRQPWVKTSLGPGSRVVTDYLEKAGVLKELEKIGFYVVGYGCTTCIGNSGPLPTEVSAGIATGDLVVTSVLSGNRNFEGRVHPEVKMNYLASPPLVVAYAIAGTTDIDLTTQPLGTGSDGQPVFLRDIWPSNKEIGDVIAATIGPEMFKQNYADVFKGDTRWNTIDSPDGNLYEWSDASTYIKNPPYFDGMTMQTGSIDDVHGARVMGLFGDSITTDHISPAGNIKKDSPAGRFLQERGVQPADFNSYGSRRGNDDVMVRGTFANIRIKNLMFGGEEGGNTLYYPAGGGQPEKLAIYDAAMKYKADKVPLVVLAGKEYGTGSSRDWAAKGTLLLGVKAVVAESFERIHRSNLVGMGVLPLQFRNGENAQSLGLDGSEVIDITGLQDGASKRATVTATKADGTRKTFEVSVMLLTPKEVEYFRHGGLLQYVLRQLAGR